TGGTAGAGGAGGCACCCGGAGGCGGCGTCCACGTTCGGCCAGGGATCCTTGATCTTCTGGACCTGCTTGAGGACCTCGGGCACGACCTTGAAGACGCGGGCGACGGTCTGGTAGGTCTTGTCCTCGGGGCACACCCTCGCGCCGAAGGCGTGGAAGGCGTCGAAGCGCGGGTCGGTGATGCGAAGGACGGCGTGGCCGTACCCGGGGACGACCTTCCCGGCGTTCAGCGTGTCCTGGGCGTACTTCGCCAGCTGCTCCTCGGTGGGGGCGCCGCCGAATTTCTCCATGGTCTCGAGGATCCAGCCCAGGCATTCCTGGTTGGCGAGGCCGTGGAGGGGGCCCGCCAGGCCGTTGAGGCCCGCGGACACGGCGTAGAAGGCGTCGGAGAGGGCCGAACCCACGCAGTGACAGGTGTGGGCCGAGACGTTGCCGCCCTCGTGGTCGCTGTGGAGGGTCAGGTACAGGCGCATGAGGTTCTTGAACTCGCCCGTGGGATCGGGGATGCCCAGCATGTGGGCGTAGTTGCCGCCCCAGTCGAGGTTCGGGTCGGCGGGAATCCGCGGGCCCTTGTCGAAGGTCTTGCGGTAGATGTACGCCGCGATTTCGGGCATCCAGGCCAGGATGTTCAGGGAGTCTTCCAGCATGGGCTCCCAGTACTGGTCCTTCTTCATGCCCGCGTCGTACCCCTTGCGGAACTCGGATTCGCGCTCGAGGGAAAGGATGGCCGTGTCGAGCTGGCACATGGGATGGGAGTCCTTCGGCATGGCGTCGAGGACGTTGAAGACGTAGCCCGGGAGCTTCTTGGCGCGGGCCTTCAGGTCCGCCTGAAGGTCCTTGAGCTCGTCGGCGCTCGGCAGGGTGCCCACGCAGAGGAGCCAGAAAATCTCCTCGGGGAGCTTGTCCGTCAGCTGGCCGATGGGAATGCCGCGGATGATGAGGCCCTTGTCCGGCGGCACCTCGGAGGTGTCGCAGACCATGGCCTTGAGGCCGCGCATGCCGCCGAAGGCCGCGCCGATGGTCAGTTCGCCGATCACCTTCGCGCCGTGCTCCTTCACGAAGGCCTTGATGTCGTTCCGCATCGCCGGAATCTGGCTGGCCAGCACATCGTGTAACTTGCCCATGCAGCACCTCCTGAACTTGGGTCCCAACCACCGCCGGAGGCCCGATGCCCCCGGTTACCGAAGCGGTGCCCCCCATCACGCCTGGATGCAGGCCGGGAACCGCCTG
This genomic interval from Acidobacteriota bacterium contains the following:
- a CDS encoding citrate (Si)-synthase, with amino-acid sequence MGKLHDVLASQIPAMRNDIKAFVKEHGAKVIGELTIGAAFGGMRGLKAMVCDTSEVPPDKGLIIRGIPIGQLTDKLPEEIFWLLCVGTLPSADELKDLQADLKARAKKLPGYVFNVLDAMPKDSHPMCQLDTAILSLERESEFRKGYDAGMKKDQYWEPMLEDSLNILAWMPEIAAYIYRKTFDKGPRIPADPNLDWGGNYAHMLGIPDPTGEFKNLMRLYLTLHSDHEGGNVSAHTCHCVGSALSDAFYAVSAGLNGLAGPLHGLANQECLGWILETMEKFGGAPTEEQLAKYAQDTLNAGKVVPGYGHAVLRITDPRFDAFHAFGARVCPEDKTYQTVARVFKVVPEVLKQVQKIKDPWPNVDAASGCLLY